cttgctcccgggtggggaaccgggactagagggggttccccaccgggagtaaagctgtgttctctaccagtgtgatATGGTAGTAACTTTAGCTGTTTTGGTTTGTGACGTAGCGCTAGCTTTAGCTGTTTCCATTTACTGTTGTGGGATCTGAGTTTCTGGTTCCTGCGTCCCTGGAGGAGAAACTCCAAAATAGATGCATTTAGCTTTCATTTGCAAGCTGGTTGTACCTTCTACATAGATGCATTTGTCGTCCATCCAGCAGAATTAGAAGTTTCAATGACACCTATTTGCTTTGTAGAGTGTATCCTATTTTTGATGCGCTTCATTTATCCTTATTTTATTTAACAGGGACCATGGAGACATGTCTTCCAAGAAGTACAGGCACGACAAGCGTGTTTATCTTGGAGCACTCAAATTTGTGCCCCACGCTGTGTACATGGTTGCAACTGCTATTCTTTCTCATATCCTTCTATAACGACATACCCAGCTGCGTTGTAAATGAAATCCCATGGGTTGTTGAACCCATATACCTCGCACAGGTAACAATCTACAGACTTTCTCGTATCCTTCTATAACGACATACCCAGCTGCGTTTACATGGTCGCAACTGCTATTCTTTGTGCATCAGTACAATCTGTTGTTTCATGTACATTCTGTCTTCTTTTGTGCTTATAAACTTCTCTGTTTAATGTGCTTTCACAGTGGGGTACAATGTGGATTATGATGCGTCGAGAGGAGGGATAGACGTCATTTTAAACGAATGCGCTTTCTTCCATTTGATGATGAGGAGCCCCCACTGGACTGTGCTGATTTCCACCGAGTTTCATTCTCCAACAAAGGAGAAGCTAAAAGGACCAAAAAAACAGCTTGCTTCAAACCTGAAAAAAATTCCTATGCTGCCACTTGACAGCTCTGCAATGGGCACCAGAAACAAAACAGCTAAGCTTGCTAGTCCTGCAAATAGCACAAGAAGCAAGAGAAGGTTGAGCTTGTGATTCTCAATGTAGATGTGCTTGGCAATGTGTAAGCCATATGTTATATGAACTATAATGTAGTGTAACTGATGTGTGTATGATAAACCTGCTATTCTGTAATGTGAACTTAGACCCCCTATGTATGGACCTTCATGTGTTTATGTTTATGAACCTGttaatatatgcatatttatgaaCCTGGACATGTGAACTTAGACCTCTATTGTATGGATTTGTTGAGCTAATGTGAGGTGTGCAAGGTGTttacatttttttgttttttaagtaTGTTGACAATGTGGTCAGATTTGtaaagcatgtgcatcaaatttatTGATTATTATTGCCACTCTTTAATTATCAAAATGCTATGTTTCATTCACAAGTATATTTGTGATATTTGTGCTTTCCTTATTTGACATTATGTCCATTTATTCTTTTCCTATCTGGCACTACATGTTGCTGGTATATAGAAGGGCATATATGCCATTTTAGGTGGGACTTGACACCGTTACTACATCAAATGGACGGAAGTGTCATATACAGAAGAAATTTTCAAGTTGAtgctagataaggaagttcaaaatTTCTAGTGCCAAATATGGAAGAGTGAtttgtttcggtgccaaataCAAAATTCTCTCTAATagaatagatatgctcttatcaaggTCAGAGACTCAAATCTAAATAAAGAGATTCCAACACTAATAAGGGCACCACCAATGGAGGCTAACACTCTCGGTAATTCTAGTACAAATAAAGTGATCCACGTAGACTAGAAAATGTTGAGACTACTATTCACATAATGCAAACTATCAATACTTGTGGTTTGCACAGAAACTTTTTCTTTTCATCATGCCCCACCTTCATCTTCCTCCCCCTCTTCTTCTTTAGCATGGACCACCTTCTCTCTTCCCAAGCATAGGTAGCTTCTACAAGCCACTATGACAAATGTAGAGTAGCTGTTTTTTTTATCCGATCCTACCTGGCTCTTGGAGCTACAGGTAAAAAGGTAGCGTTGGGGAAGGTATAAGAAGCATAACGTACTTATCTCTTCGCGCCCATGTCTCCTTTGCATATCTAGACATCTATATATACCATTGTTTTTCTAACAGAAGCCGGGGTCAGCTAGCTAGGACTAGGACTCTTCTTATTGCGTGCCCATCTAACCATTAAGGTTAGCTACTATAGCGAATAAAGTCCATCTGTTATGCAAGGAAACTAGTTAATCAAGACTAGAGCTAGGACTTGGGCCATGCCATTTTTAGGGTGTGCCGTGGCATAGTCTTTGCTACAGCATGGCTATTTGTAGAAGGCGTTTAAAAATGCCTTTAAAAGTCATCAAAATGCCTTCAAAAACTTTTTTAGGCATACTTGAGAATGCCTGCTATAAACTGGACTCAAAAGGTCTTTTGAGGCATTTTTTTCAAAACGCCTTTCAATATCAATATATAAAGGCATTTTGCAGCTGCTTATAATAGTTTTTAAAGGCGTTCTATATAAGCCTTCAAACATTGAAAGAGGCGTTATTAAAAATGCCTCCAAAACCAACTCATACATGTAGAAATTTGGTAGTAATTAATATCGAAACAGCACAAATCCATCGAGAAATTAACCAGTGAAAGCACATGTTAACAGCACAATCCAAACATTTATATCTTTCAGGCATACACAGTTATATTTGTAACCAAACACAATCAATAAGGTAGAAAAATAATCAAATATCTATCTTCAAATGATGTTCCCAGGTCCTTATGTTTAGGTCCTCAATCCTGAATGATGCAAGTTTCTTGCTCCCTTTATAAGAGTGTCCATATCACAACTATGCATATGAATGTGTAAATCCATCTAAATATACTATGTTGCCACAGTACCAGCCTTCATCATTGTTCATGAAACCAAACTTATGTTACTCCTGCTTGAAACTAAACATGCCCACATCCAGCTATATACATTTTTGTCCTCACTTGGCAATTGCTCTTGCTTGAAACCATACATGTCCCAATGAGTGAAGGTATATATACTAGTGTGCTGATGTATTACTGTAAGAGGTAGTACCATGAATTTTCAGAAATGACTTCAAAAAACAGAAAACTGGAAGCAAGAGATGCTTACTTTTAATTGTACTAACATCGAGATGTTATATGTATGTTGCTTTTGTGGCCCTCTACAGACTTGGATGATGTAAGTTGCTCTGTTTTTTCTTTACACACTTTCCTCCTTGCTTGCCTGCTTTCTGGTAAACTCTGTGAAGCAACTTTGATCGATCAGAATTTGCTTCCTATTTTTATCAGAATACCCTTTCAATTCAGAACAGAAAACCTAACTAACCCTTTCAGATTTATTATTAGCAAGATTGCATGCCTGTAGTTTGGACCAAATGAACCATTTTTTGGGTGCTAGCACAGCTTATAGTGCTAAAGAGACAACTATGAGCAAAAATGAAAAATGGAAGGTTTACCAGTAATATAAGTATGAAAAACTGGTGAATGATGTTAAAAAAACTACATATTTTCTCAATCGCCATAGTCAGGACTGGACCAAAATCACATATATATGCTTGTGAAAAGCACAACCAGGTACACACCTATAGTTCAGTAGAAAAGAAAAATACAGTAAAAGATTCCATTATAAGTTGGTGTAGGTCTTACCAGTGCTCCACCCTTGAGGACCAACTCATTTGTTACTGGATCTTTCTGGACGGCAGCGGTAAGACCAACTCATTGATGATATGCTTCAGAAGTTGACTCTTTGCAACACCAGGATCTCTCATCTAGCATATGTGCAGGTCTCCTCTGATCTGTGCATTTACATTTCAGTCAATAATGGGATGTGAACAGTTGGAGAGAACAAAGCCTTGTTTGGAAATGAAAGTCATACTGATTCCTAGCTGCATATGTACCTTCATGCCACCTGCGAGCGTCCAGTGGGGTGCACCAACAAGCAGCAGTGCTTTTTTGACATGTTCATGGCCAAATATTTTAGGTGCCAAGCTTGCCAACTTAATATAGATATCACCTTCCTCGCCCAATTGGCCAACATCACCTAGTTCATATCATCCATAGTTTTGCAGTCGCGAATCAgacagctgaagaagacaaatgGATCGCATGGCATGAACCTCGGATGACTTACCCATATTTTTTTCTTCATGAGAGCATTTAGCTAGTGAATTGAATAAACCAAAAGCAGAAATCTGAAAGCAGCTTCCCTTAGAAGCTAACTGTAGAGTACATTGATACAGAAATGACAATAACAACAGAAAAGTAGAGGCTATTGTCCTGCAAAGCAACTAAAAAGAAAAACAACTCAAAGTGCAAGAAAGCTACAATTAGATACATGCCCTGTGTTGATAATTAGATAGACAGGAAAATTATTGGACTGTATTTTTAGTTGGAGACACAAAATTATGTAGCTCCAAGAATGATTAGGACTATTATGTAGTATAAGTGTATAACAATAATCCAATATCCTTATATCCACAAAAGCGCAAGGTTGCAGGACATTTTATAGGTAATGTTCCAAACATGTTCTATGAAACCAGATTAAATGCTTAGATTCACAGAACATTTCAGAGGGAGAAAAAAGCTAGTTTAAATTATTCATGGATTTAATATGTAGGAAaaaccatttgatgtatctctaaAAATCAAAGAGGCCACTGGGAACCAAATGTATCTGCAAATTGTAAGTGCAAACTTAGCGGTTTACGTGATGAAGAAACACTTATAGATAAAATTCAGAAATGACTTGTGCATTCGATGAATGAAATTATTGGAACAATGTCTGGAAAAGTAAGATTACATGTAGAAAGGAACAAGAAGAATAATGGGTGAGATGTAATTATTGGCTGTCCCGTGGATGAGATGTAATAATAATAGGTAAACTTGGCTATATTATCTGTGCAATGTCAGTAATACAAGCTGAAACTGGCGTTCATTCATAGGCCTTGCACACCGAGATGGAAGTATGGAGAGGAAACTAACCAACACAACAATGATCGAGCACAAGCTCCAGAATTCAGATAAGGTCATGAAAGCATACAATGCTCACCTCTAACCAATAATTATTTCTGCAATTGCAGCATGAACAGTAGCATATTCTAACTAGTACTACCTCTGTCCGTGAAAGGAAGTAACTATGGTATGCGTGTCAGTTAAAGTGCTTCATGTTTGACCATGTTTCTAGTAAATAGTATTCATATTTAtaactctaaattaatttattataaaaatatatttcgtaattaatctaatgatgtttatttgatattataaatatttatatttttttaactataattggtcaaacttgaagtACTAAACCATGAT
This DNA window, taken from Miscanthus floridulus cultivar M001 chromosome 13, ASM1932011v1, whole genome shotgun sequence, encodes the following:
- the LOC136501347 gene encoding uncharacterized protein; the encoded protein is MRFSTLISTISATTALPLSIAGTSLRRGHHALTATTTKAILLLCRTIASTFLLLLSFLYQCTLQLASKGSCFQISAFGLFNSLAKCSHEEKNMGDVGQLGEEGDIYIKLASLAPKIFGHEHVKKALLLVGAPHWTLAGGMKIRGDLHIC